In Plasmodium gaboni strain SY75 chromosome 14, whole genome shotgun sequence, one genomic interval encodes:
- a CDS encoding putative radical SAM protein: MEKSKRYISLIKMMERKKFEKYRLKQIMDNIYKGKIIEINKMKNIPTEIRRELKNIFPNNILSIKPIKELKYDRAYKVLFQCKDNEKIEATSLDFGSHKSLCISSQIGCSFGCKFCATGQIGIKRQLDIDEITDQLLYFQSKGVDIKNVSFMGMGEPLANPYVFDSIQFFNDHNLFSISNRRINISTVGLLPGIKKLNNIFPQVNLSFSLHSPFTEERDQLVPINKLFPFNEVFDLLDERIAKTGRRVWISYILIKNLNDSKDHAEALSDHICKRPNNIRYLYNVCLIPYNKAKNVDENFHRLDETEKILQFEKILKKSGISFFYRNSFGYSIDAACGQLYADYEPKKKKEKIESKNVSLLL, encoded by the exons ATGGAAAAGTCAAAAAGGTACATAAGTCTGATTAAAATGATGGAAAGGAAAAAATTTGAGAAGTATAGattaaaacaaataatggataatatatataaaggGAAAATAattgaaataaataaaatgaaaaatattccAACTGAAATAAGAAgagaattaaaaaatatatttcctaataatattttaagtATAAAACCGattaaagaattaaaatatgataGAGCATATAAAGTATTATTTCAGTGTAAAGATAATGAAAAGATTGAAGCAACATCCTTAGATTTTGGTTCACATAAATCTTTATGTATATCTAGCCAAATAGGTTGTTCTTTTGGATGTAAATTTTGTGCTACTGGTCAAATTGGTATAAAAAGACAATTAGATATAGATGAAATAACTGATCaacttttatattttcaatcAAAAGGAgttgatataaaaaatgtatcTTTTATGGGTATGGGAGAACCTTTAGCTAATCCATATGTTTTTGATTCTatacaattttttaatgatcataatttattttctatatctAATAGACgtattaatatatctacTGTTGGTCTTTTACCAggaattaaaaaattaaataatatttttcctCAAGTTAATTTATCCTTCTCTTTACATTCTCCATTTACAGAAGAAAGGGATCAACTTGTTCCTATTAATAAATTGTTCCCGTTTAATGAGGTTTTTGATTTATTAGATGAACGAATAGCAAAAACTGGTAGAAGAGTTTGGATAagttatattttaattaaaaatcTTAATGACTCCAAAGATCATGCAGAGGCTTTGTCTGATCATATATGTAAAAGACCAAATAACATAAGATACTTATATAATGTATGTTTAATACCTTACAATAAAG CCAAAAATGTTGACGAAAATTTTCATCGTTTGGACGAAACTGAAAAAATCCTTCAATTTGAA aaaatattaaagaaaagtggaatttcctttttttacag AAATTCATTTGGATACTCAATTGATGCCGCGTGTGGTCAATTATATGCTG ATTATGAACCTAAAaagaagaaagaaaaaattgaaTCTAAAAATGTGTCTTTATTATTgtaa
- a CDS encoding putative vacuolar protein sorting-associated protein 29, producing the protein MSGKLEDIGELVLLIGDFHSPIRNLGLPDCFKELLKTDKIKHVLCTGNVGCNENLELLKNIADSVHITKGDMDDNFDFPEDITLCIGDFKISLIHGHQIIPWGDMNALLQWQKKYDSDIIISGHTHKNSVVQYEGKYFINPGSVTGAFQPWVSEPTPTFILMAVAKSSIVLYVYEEKNGKTNVEMSELHK; encoded by the coding sequence aTGAGTGGGAAATTGGAAGATATCGGGGAACTAGTTTTATTGATAGGAGATTTTCATTCTCCTATTCGTAATTTAGGACTTCCTGATTGTTTTAAAGAACTTTTGAAGAcagataaaataaaacatgTTTTATGTACAGGAAATGTAGGATGTAATGAAAATTTGGAATTACTTAAAAATATTGCTGACTCAGTACATATAACAAAAGGTGATATGGATGATAATTTTGATTTCCCAGAAGATATTACATTATGTATAGGAGattttaaaatatctttAATTCATGGACATCAAATTATTCCATGGGGAGATATGAATGCTCTTTTACAATGgcaaaaaaaatatgatagtgatattattataagtGGACATACACATAAAAATTCTGTTGTTCAATATGAGGgcaaatattttattaacCCTGGTTCAGTTACAGGAGCTTTTCAACCATGGGTATCTGAACCTACTCCaacttttatattaatgGCTGTTGCAAAAAGTAGTATTgttttatatgtatatgaagaaaaaaatggaaaaacAAATGTGGAAATGAGTGAACTACACaaatga
- a CDS encoding glideosome associated protein with multiple membrane spans 3, protein MWFTTRQDGLDDNCHTNRGPCFQVSGFFGTTLRIGFFLEFIALTFLFMSYWSNGGKGLFSYDLKNINDEYRLDQTFRNSITLWTGVYLIGAIFIMSFQVLLADDTCWARGYRAGSKILRLASFLDTISATLQFIFYLYISKFYTRKWYVHFNEGGSEWVFFIFVRLVHAFSCLLYGLAAYLLEVYHDEGAGDLHAYINGVMFVFAGLTEIFVIFCNSGCYSNLLLWLALGAVSLWSYYFEPEVNHVSPALHETELTNDVEQQVEKFSRYTPYPQDTNQNAYYPA, encoded by the exons ATGTGGTTTACAACTAGACAAGACGGTCTTGACGATAACTGTCATACCAACCGAGGTCCATGTTTTCAAGTTAGTGGTTTTTTTGGAACAACATTAAGAAttggtttttttttagaatTTATTGCATTGacctttttatttatgtcTTATTGGTCAAATGGAGGAAAAGGATTATTTAGCtatgatttaaaaaatataaatgatgaatataGATTAGATCAAACATTCAGAAATTCAATAACCCTATGGACAGGTGTCTATTTAATAGGGGCAATCTTTATTATGTCCTTTCAAGTTCTCCTTGCGGATGATACATG TTGGGCAAGAGGATATAGAGCTGGATCCAAAATTTTAAGATTAGCTTCTTTTTTGGACACAATAAGTGCAACATTacaatttattttttatttatacatatcTAAATTTTATACCAGAAAATGGTATGTTCATTTTAATGAAGGTGGAAGTGAATGggtattttttatatttgtgCGTTTGGTTCATGCTTTTTCCTGTTTATTATACGGATTAGCTGCTTACTTATTAGAAGTATATCATGATGAGGGAGCAGGAGATTTACatgcatatataaatgGTGTGATGTTTGTTTTTGCGGGATTAACAG aaatttttgtaatattttgCAATTCCGGATGCTACtctaatttattattatggCTTGCCTTAGGTGCAGTTTCCTTATGGTCATATTATTTCGAACCAGAAGTCAACCATGTCTCTCCAGCTTTACATGAAACAGAATTAACTAATGACGTTGAACAACAAGTAGAAAAATTTTCACGCTATACTCCATATCCTCAAGATACCAATCAAAATGCATACTATCCAGCTTAA